The Morococcus cerebrosus sequence CAAGCGTTCCAAACCGCACCGCCCCAAAGGTCGTCTGAAAGCCCCTCCGCCGAAGCAGGCATCTTTTCAGACGACCTCCAAAACACATTCAGCCGCCACGTCCTGCAAGCCTTCAACCAACGCCATCTCGGCATCCTCCGCAACGATATCGGCCTGCGCCACGCCATCGCCCAACTGCGGCTTTGGAAGCAAAACCAAGCCGAGCCGCACACCGCGTCCGAATACGAAAACCGCAACCTGATCGAATGCAGCCTCGCTGTCGCCCAAGCCGCATACGCAAGGCGGCAAAACATTGGTGCGCATTTCAATACCGACTTGACAGAGCGTGTCGAGTGGAAAAAACAGGCGGCAGGCTGAAGGGTAGGGCTGCACGGGGGTTGGGGATATTCCTGTGGAGAATGAAGAAAGGTCGTCTGAAAGGGGATTTCAGACGACCTTTTTATTCTTCCATTATCTCTTTTTGATGAATTTTTTATCCATTTACCGGACGGAATTTAATTCACCATTTTCAATAATAAGCAGGATACACATCCAATTCATTTTTTTTTATTGGAAATGAACAGAAAAGTTATACCGGTTTTACTTGGAAAAAAGGGGAATTGCCCCTGTATAATCGATTAAATATCTGGCTTTTGAAAAGTACGGTGCGGCGTAAAGTCATTCTGCATTTTCTAAAACAGCCTACATCAAATTTGAAAATCATCCCTACATAAAACCTGCTTTAAGGTATTAAGGAATAACAACGATGAAAACCGGAAGCCTCCAACAACACCCCCATCACAGTGCGCTCGTTTCAATGATTTGGAACATCGCTAACGGTCTGCGCGGAACTTACCGCCCGCCTCAGTATCGCCGTGTGATGTTGCCTTTGATTGTGCTTGCCCGCTTTGATGCGATTTTGAGTAAACATGCAGATGCAATGAAGGCTTTATTTGACGAGAATCAGGCGGAAGACGGAACAGTCAAGTTCCCACAAGTGTTGTTAGATAAAAAACTCACTGAGATTGTCGGTAAAGACCGCAAGCAAACGCTGTATAACGTCAGCGGTTTCAACCTCGCCCGCCTGCTGGACGACCCCGACCATATCCGCGCGAATTTAATCCACTATATCAACGGCTTTTCTGCCAAAGCCAAAGATATTTTTGACAAATTCGAATTTGAAAAAGAAATCGACAAGCTGGATGAAGCCAATCGTCTGTATAAAGTCCTGCAAACCTTTGTCGGAGATTTGCAGTCGCACGGACTGACTTTGTCGCCGGATGTCATTTCCAACACGCAAATGGGCTATTTGTTTGAAGAATTGATTCGCAAGTTTAACGAGCAGGCCAATGAAGAAGCCGGGGATCACTTTACCCCGCGCGAAGTCATCCGCCTGATGGTCAATATCGCCTCTTGGATTCGGATTTCAAGTGCAACACTAGGGTACCAGTGGTTGGAACAGATTTAAGAATAAAACACTTGGCGTTTCGTAGCCAAGTGTTTTTCTCGGCCGGTGGTTCAACTCATCTTGAACCCTGCGTATCTCCCGATCGCTGATGTTTCGGAAATCGGTTTGTTTGGGGAAATATTGCCGGATGAGTCCATTGGTGTTCTCATTCAGCCCTTTCTCCCAAGAATGGTAAGGGCGGCAAAAATAGGTTTTCGCCTTCAAGGCTTTGGCTATTTTGGTGTGTTGGTAGAACTCTTTGCCGTTATCCATGGTGATGGTGTGGACTCTGGCTTTATATGCCTTTAATACCCTAATGGCCGCCCGGGCAGTGTCTTCGGCTTTTAAGTTCTTTAATTTGCAGATGATGGTGTAGCGGGTAGTGCGTTCGACCAAGGTCAATAACGCGCTTTTCTGATTTTTGCCGACGATGGTGTCGGCCTCCCAATCGCCGATGCGGGTTTTCTGGTCGACGATAGCAGGTCGGTTCTCTATGCCGACGCGGTCGGGCACTTTGCCTCTGGTCCATGTGCTGCCGTAGCGTTTGCGGTAGGGTTTGCTGCATATTCTGAGATGTTGCCACAAAGTGCCGCCGTTGCTTTTGTCTTGGCGAAGGTAGCGGTAAATGGTGCTGTGATGGAGTGTGATCCCGTGGTGTTTATGCAGGTAGGCACATACTTGTTCGGGACTGAGTTTGCGGCGGATAAGGGTGTCGATGTGTTGAACCAGCTGCGAATCGAGCTTATAGGGTTTTCGCCGGTGCTGTTTGGTCAGCCGGCTTTGCTTCTGTGCTTTTTCGGCGCTGTATTGCTGTCCTTGGATGCAGTGCCGCTTGATTTCTCGGCTGATGGTGCTTTTGTGGCGGTTGAGCTGTTTGGCGATTTCGGCGATGGTGCAGTGGCGGGACAGGTATTGGATATGGTATCGTTCGTCTTGGGTCAGTTGTGTGTAGCTCATGGCAATCTTTCTTGCAGGAAAGGCCGTATGCTACCGCATACTGGCCTTTTTCTGTTATGGAAAGTTGCACTTCAAATGCGAATCCGCCCCTTTGCAGAAGATCATCAAGAATTGTCCAAATCCGGCGTGTACTGTGAAATTTATGACCCGACCTGCGGTACGGGCGGCATGCTTTCCGAATCTGAAAAAGCCTTGAAAGGATTCAATCAAAAAATCCATCTGGGCTTATACGGGCAAGAATATAACAACGAATCCTATGCCATTTGCTGCGCCGATTTATTGATTAAAGACGAACCCGCCGAAAACATCATTTTCGGCGATACCTTGGGGGTAAAAAACGCCAAAGACAAAGGAAACGGCTTTACCCCGCATGACGGACACCCAAGCAAACGCTTTGATTATATGTTTGCGAATCCGCCTTTTGGGGTGGAATGGAAAATCCAAGAAGATTACGTCAAAGAAGAATACGCAGATAAAGGCTTCAATGGACGTTTCGGCGCAGGTCTGCCGCGTATCAACGACGGCTCGCTCCTCTTTTTGCAACACATGATCAGCAAAATGAAGCAGCCTGAAAAAGACGGTCAAGGCTCGCGCATTGCCGTGGTGTTTAACGGCTCGCCGCTGTTTACCGGCGATGCAGGCAGCGGAGAAAGCAATATCCGCCGTTATGTGATTGAAAACGACCTGCTTGAAGCCGTTATCGCGCTGCCGGATCAAATGTTTTACAACACCGGCATTTATACCTACATTTGGATTTTATCGAATAAGAAAAGTGCCAAACGGCAAGGCAAAGTACAGTTGATTAACGCCACGCAGTATTATCAAAAAATGCAAAAATCGCTCGGCAACAAGCGCAACGAATTGTCAGAAAAGCATATTGCCGACATTACCAAACTGTATGCCGATTTTGCCGAAACCAAAGACAGCAAGATTTTCAACAACCAAGATTTCGCCTATTTGAAAATCACGGTAGAACGCCCCTTGCGCCTGAATTTCCAAGCCGGCGCAGAACGCATTGAAAAACTGTGGGAACAAGCCGCCTTTGCGAATTTGGCGAAAAGCAAAAAAATCAAAGACGAAGCGCAAATCAAAGCCGATGAAGAGCGTGGCGAAGCACAACAACAAGCCATTATTGACGCATTGAGCGGATTGGATGACACACTTTATACAAACCGCAACGCCTTTTTAAAAGTATTGAATCCCGCGTTAAAAGCCTTGGATTTCACCATCGGCGCACCGCTGAAAAAAGCCATTTTGGACGCATTGAGCGAGCGCGACCCAACCGCTGATATTTGCACAGACAGCAAAGGCAATAAAGAAGCCGATTCACAACTGCGCGATACCGAACTGGTACCGATGCCGTCTGAAATCCTATTCCCATTAAGTTTGGGCTATGACAACGAAACGAATTTGGACGAATTATTGACTGCACTCCGTCCGACGATAGAAGCCTATATGCAAGCCGAAGTCTTGCCGCATGTGCCTGATGCGTGGGTGGATGAGGGCAAAACCAAGCTCGGCTTTGAAATTCCGATAAACCGCCATTTTTATGAATACCAGCCGCCGCGTGATTTAGCGGTTATCAAAGCCGAAATCAACGCTCTGGAGCAGGAAATCATACAAATGCTCGGCAATTTGCAATAACAGGCGGACGGGATTTTTCTGAAATGGTCGCAATACCATCGCAGGATAAGCAGAAACATCTCTGCGACGGTATTAAAAACGAGATTAAAAATGAACAGATATGAGAGCTATAAAGACAGCGGTATTCCTTGGTTGGGGGAAGTGCCAGCGCATTGGGAAGTAAAGCGATTAAGATTTACAGTAAACTTAAATCCAGTTAAATCAGAACTTGATATTCCCGAAGATACTTTAGTTTCATTTATCCCTATGGAAGCGGTTAATTTTGATAAGAATTTAACGTTAACTGAAGAAAGAAATCTTGATGAAGTATATAAAGGATACACCTATTTTAAAAATGGCGATGTTGTTTTAGCAAAAATAACACCATGTTTTGAAAATGGAAAGTCTGCTATTGCTCAAAATCTAACAAATGGAATTGCCTTTGGAACAACAGAATTACACGTTTTAAGATCTCAAAATTCTATAAATAATCACTTTTTGTATTATTTAATTAAATCCGATTCTTTTATGAAAATTGGTGAATCTGAAATGTACGGTGCTGGTGGTCAAAAGCGCATTCCTGAAGAATTTATCAAAAACTTTTTTATTGGTTTACCTCCATATTACGAACAAACCGCCATCGCCCACTACCTAGATACTAAGCTCGGTGAAATCGATGTGCTGATTGATAAGCAACAAACCCTGCTCGAAAAACTCGCAGAACAGCGCACCGCCGTGATTACCCATGCCGTAACCAAAGGCTTAAACCCTACAGCCCCGATGAAAAATAGCGGCGTGGAATGGTTGGGGGATGTACCAGCGCATTGGGAAGTTAAGCGTTTGAAGTTTTCAGTTAGAAATATTTCACAAAAAGTAGAATCTCAAACAAGTGATTTAAGATATTTTGGTTTGGAGAACATCGAATCATTCACGGGAAGATTAATATTAAATATTGAGTTAGAAAGTGAAGGAATTGCTAATAAGTTTCAAGAAAATGATGTGCTATTTGGTAAGTTACGACCTTATTTGGCAAAAGTGCATCTAGCTACACAAAACGGTTTAGTTTCAACAGAGACATTAGTCTTTAGGGCAAAAAAAGCAATTAACCCCAAATTTTTATTCTACTTTTGCGTATCTAAAGATTTTATTGACGCAGTCAATGGTACAACTTTTGGTTCTAAAATGCCTAGAGCAAATTGGGAGGACATCGGTAATTTTAAGATGTTGATTCCATCACTAGAAGAACAGGCAATTATTATTGACTACCTTAACCAAGAAACCGCCAAAATCGACCGCTTGTGTGAAACGGTCAATCAAACCATAGGTCGTCTGAAAGAATACCGCACCGCGCTGATTACTCAGGCGGTAACCGGGAAAATAAAAGTAACCGATGAATAAAGGGCAGGGGGGGGATTTAAGCCCATCTTGCAATCAATGAAATAGGAGCAAATGGATGCATACCGAACCATACTTTGAAAATGAAATTGAATACAGCCTATTAACGGAAGGCGGTTACCAAAAAGGCTTGGCAGAAGATTATGAAAAATCAACCGCACTTTTTCCTGCCGATGCCGTGGCATTTATTCAGACGACCCAACCGAAACTATGGGCGTATTTGGAAATGTCGCGTAAAGATAAGGCGAAAGACGAGCTGATCAAAGCGTTAAATCAAGAATTGAACATTAAAGGCAGCCTGCATGTGCTGCGCAATGGTTTCCGTGTGGCAAACCGTACGGCAAAAATGGCATATTTCGCCCCCAATTCCACTTTAAATGAAACCACGCAGCAGCAATACGATGCCAATATCGTCAAAATTACCCGCCAAGTGATTACCGAATGTAACGAGCGGATTGATATGGTGGTATCGGTAAACGGTATTCCTGTTATCACCATCGAATTAAAAAACGAAATGTCGGCAACCGGCTGGACGGTGGAAGATGCGATGCGCCAATACCGTCAAGATCGGAATCCGCAGGGCAAATTATTTGAATTTAAAAAACGTGCGTTGGTGCATTTTGCGGTGGATACGCAAGAAGTGCATATGACCACCAAGCTGGAAGGAGAAGGTACGCGCTTTTTGCCGTTTAACCGCGGTTTTAATGATGGTAAAGGCAATCCGCCGGTTGAAAACGATGTGCGTACGGCGTATTTGTGGCGCGAGGTGTTGCGTAAAGACAGCTTAATGGAATTGATTGGGCGCTTTTTGCATTTGAGCCGTGAAGAACGAAAAGTCCGCCTGAATTCGGGTTTCCGCTATATCACAACCGAGAGCATGATTTTTCCGCGTTTCCATCAGCTTGATGCGGTAAGGAAATTGATTGCCCACACTAAAGCGCACGGCGCGGGCAGAAATTATCTGATTCAGCATTCGGCAGGCTCGGGTAAATCCAATACGATTGCTTGGCTAGCGCATCATTTGGCTTCTTTGCATAATGCCGCCGATGAAAAAATCTTTAACTCGGTGATTATCGTTACCGACCGCGTGGTGTTGGACAGACAGTTGCAAGAAACGGTGGCGCAATTTGAACAAACCGATGGCGTGGTGCAGAAAATTGATAGGGATACCCACCAGCTTACCGCCGCGCTTGCAGCAAATGTGCCGATTATCATCACGACGATTCAAAAATTCCCTTATGTAATGCACAGTATCCAAACCAAAGCAAAACATGGCGAACACATTTCGCTTGATACCGAAGGCAAACGCTTTGCGGTCATCGTGGATGAAGCGCACAGTTCGCAAACGGGCGAGACGGCAAGCGAGTTGCGCCAGGTGTTGAACAAAAGCGGGATTGAAGCGGCGATTGCGGCTGAGTTTTTAGATTTGGAAGATGACGAGCTGCCTGAAGATATTGAAACGCAAAAAAATATCCTGCGCGAACAGTTCAAACGCAGCCGCCAAGATAATTTGAGCTTTTTTGCTTTCACCGCTACGCCAAAATGGAAAACGTTGGCGTTGTTTGACGAACCGAACGAGCAAGGCAAAACGCCGTTTCATAGCTACGCCATGAAACAGGCGATTGAAGAAAGCTTTATTTTGGATGTGTTGGCAAACTATACGACCTATAAACAATATTTCCGTTTATTGAGTACGGCAGATAGCCATATCGAATTACCGAAGCACAAAGCCAAAAAAGAGCTGATGCGGTTTGTGAATTTACATCCGAGCGTAATCAGTCAAAAGGTGGAAATCATTATCGAGCATTTTCAGTCGGTTACTCGCCATAAGATTGGCGGCTATGCTAAAGCGATGGTGGTTACGGGTTCGCGTGAAGCTGCGGTACGCTATAAATTGGCATTTGATGAGTATATTGCCGAAAAAGGGTATGAAGGGATCAAATCACTGGTGGCATTTTCAGGCAAAGTAATTCTGCCGGAACAAACCGAAAAAGAATATTCCGAACCCGGCATGAATGGCGGCATTAAGGAAACGGAGTTGCCGGAACAGTTTGACAGCGATAATTATCAAGTGCTTTTGGTGGCGGATAAATATCAAACCGGTTTTGACCAGCCGTTGTTGCATACCATGTTTGTCGATAAAGTGCTGTCGGGTGTGCAGGCGGTGCAGACGCTGTCTCGTTTAAACCGTACGGCAAAAGGCAAGGAAGATACGTTTGTACTGGATTTTGTCAATGACCGTGAAGACATTTATGCCGCTTTCAAACCGTATTATCAACGGACAGAGTTGGGCGAGATTCCGGATGATGAGAAGTTGGCAAGTTTAGGCAATACACTGGATGAGTGGAAGATTTATACACAAAATGATATTGATGAATTTGCCGGCGTTTGGTTCGGCGGCGGTACTACACCAACCCATAGCGAACATAAAAAGCTCAATGCGATCATCGATAAAGCGATTGAAAAATATCTGCATATTTCAGACGAACCCGAGCATAATGAAGAGCAACAAAAACTCTTTAAAAGCCAGCTGCAAAGTTATTTGAATCTTTATTTGTTTGTTTCACAAATTTTGCCGTATGCCGATTCTATTCATGAGAAACGCTATGTTTATCTCAAAGCTTTGATGATGAAGCTGCCGCGCGGCAAACAAAGCGAAAAATTGGATTTGTCTAAAATGGCAATTTTGCAATATTACCGTTTGCAGCAAATCGGCGAAGGCTCAATCAAATTGAACGAAGGCGAAGCAGAGCCGCAAAAAGGTTCAACTGATGTAGGTACGGGACAAGTCAGCCTGACCGAAGAGCTGGATAAGCTGATTAAAGAGTTGAATGAAACATTTACGACCGAGTTTACATTGGCAGATCAGCTGTTTTTCGAGTCTGTCGAAAAATTTGCGCGCGAAAATCCGGATATTGTCGATGCAGCCAATAACAATCCTTTACCATCTTTCATGAATTATTTCAATACACAGGTTGATGATTTGTTGGTCGGATTGTTTGAGCAGT is a genomic window containing:
- a CDS encoding HsdM family class I SAM-dependent methyltransferase — translated: MRIRPFAEDHQELSKSGVYCEIYDPTCGTGGMLSESEKALKGFNQKIHLGLYGQEYNNESYAICCADLLIKDEPAENIIFGDTLGVKNAKDKGNGFTPHDGHPSKRFDYMFANPPFGVEWKIQEDYVKEEYADKGFNGRFGAGLPRINDGSLLFLQHMISKMKQPEKDGQGSRIAVVFNGSPLFTGDAGSGESNIRRYVIENDLLEAVIALPDQMFYNTGIYTYIWILSNKKSAKRQGKVQLINATQYYQKMQKSLGNKRNELSEKHIADITKLYADFAETKDSKIFNNQDFAYLKITVERPLRLNFQAGAERIEKLWEQAAFANLAKSKKIKDEAQIKADEERGEAQQQAIIDALSGLDDTLYTNRNAFLKVLNPALKALDFTIGAPLKKAILDALSERDPTADICTDSKGNKEADSQLRDTELVPMPSEILFPLSLGYDNETNLDELLTALRPTIEAYMQAEVLPHVPDAWVDEGKTKLGFEIPINRHFYEYQPPRDLAVIKAEINALEQEIIQMLGNLQ
- a CDS encoding restriction endonuclease subunit S, with translation MNRYESYKDSGIPWLGEVPAHWEVKRLRFTVNLNPVKSELDIPEDTLVSFIPMEAVNFDKNLTLTEERNLDEVYKGYTYFKNGDVVLAKITPCFENGKSAIAQNLTNGIAFGTTELHVLRSQNSINNHFLYYLIKSDSFMKIGESEMYGAGGQKRIPEEFIKNFFIGLPPYYEQTAIAHYLDTKLGEIDVLIDKQQTLLEKLAEQRTAVITHAVTKGLNPTAPMKNSGVEWLGDVPAHWEVKRLKFSVRNISQKVESQTSDLRYFGLENIESFTGRLILNIELESEGIANKFQENDVLFGKLRPYLAKVHLATQNGLVSTETLVFRAKKAINPKFLFYFCVSKDFIDAVNGTTFGSKMPRANWEDIGNFKMLIPSLEEQAIIIDYLNQETAKIDRLCETVNQTIGRLKEYRTALITQAVTGKIKVTDE
- a CDS encoding type I restriction endonuclease subunit R, with translation MHTEPYFENEIEYSLLTEGGYQKGLAEDYEKSTALFPADAVAFIQTTQPKLWAYLEMSRKDKAKDELIKALNQELNIKGSLHVLRNGFRVANRTAKMAYFAPNSTLNETTQQQYDANIVKITRQVITECNERIDMVVSVNGIPVITIELKNEMSATGWTVEDAMRQYRQDRNPQGKLFEFKKRALVHFAVDTQEVHMTTKLEGEGTRFLPFNRGFNDGKGNPPVENDVRTAYLWREVLRKDSLMELIGRFLHLSREERKVRLNSGFRYITTESMIFPRFHQLDAVRKLIAHTKAHGAGRNYLIQHSAGSGKSNTIAWLAHHLASLHNAADEKIFNSVIIVTDRVVLDRQLQETVAQFEQTDGVVQKIDRDTHQLTAALAANVPIIITTIQKFPYVMHSIQTKAKHGEHISLDTEGKRFAVIVDEAHSSQTGETASELRQVLNKSGIEAAIAAEFLDLEDDELPEDIETQKNILREQFKRSRQDNLSFFAFTATPKWKTLALFDEPNEQGKTPFHSYAMKQAIEESFILDVLANYTTYKQYFRLLSTADSHIELPKHKAKKELMRFVNLHPSVISQKVEIIIEHFQSVTRHKIGGYAKAMVVTGSREAAVRYKLAFDEYIAEKGYEGIKSLVAFSGKVILPEQTEKEYSEPGMNGGIKETELPEQFDSDNYQVLLVADKYQTGFDQPLLHTMFVDKVLSGVQAVQTLSRLNRTAKGKEDTFVLDFVNDREDIYAAFKPYYQRTELGEIPDDEKLASLGNTLDEWKIYTQNDIDEFAGVWFGGGTTPTHSEHKKLNAIIDKAIEKYLHISDEPEHNEEQQKLFKSQLQSYLNLYLFVSQILPYADSIHEKRYVYLKALMMKLPRGKQSEKLDLSKMAILQYYRLQQIGEGSIKLNEGEAEPQKGSTDVGTGQVSLTEELDKLIKELNETFTTEFTLADQLFFESVEKFARENPDIVDAANNNPLPSFMNYFNTQVDDLLVGLFEQFGESVSKVLNNPQIKNKVCRRLAKQIYDNVHLEK
- a CDS encoding IS30 family transposase encodes the protein MSYTQLTQDERYHIQYLSRHCTIAEIAKQLNRHKSTISREIKRHCIQGQQYSAEKAQKQSRLTKQHRRKPYKLDSQLVQHIDTLIRRKLSPEQVCAYLHKHHGITLHHSTIYRYLRQDKSNGGTLWQHLRICSKPYRKRYGSTWTRGKVPDRVGIENRPAIVDQKTRIGDWEADTIVGKNQKSALLTLVERTTRYTIICKLKNLKAEDTARAAIRVLKAYKARVHTITMDNGKEFYQHTKIAKALKAKTYFCRPYHSWEKGLNENTNGLIRQYFPKQTDFRNISDREIRRVQDELNHRPRKTLGYETPSVLFLNLFQPLVP
- a CDS encoding type I restriction-modification system subunit M N-terminal domain-containing protein, whose protein sequence is MKTGSLQQHPHHSALVSMIWNIANGLRGTYRPPQYRRVMLPLIVLARFDAILSKHADAMKALFDENQAEDGTVKFPQVLLDKKLTEIVGKDRKQTLYNVSGFNLARLLDDPDHIRANLIHYINGFSAKAKDIFDKFEFEKEIDKLDEANRLYKVLQTFVGDLQSHGLTLSPDVISNTQMGYLFEELIRKFNEQANEEAGDHFTPREVIRLMVNIASWIRISSATLGYQWLEQI